In a single window of the Zonotrichia leucophrys gambelii isolate GWCS_2022_RI chromosome 2, RI_Zleu_2.0, whole genome shotgun sequence genome:
- the ELP6 gene encoding elongator complex protein 6, with protein MFAELNELLGASPERPDAGKFTLLRDTRTDGSFLVHHFLSFYLRAGCKVCFVALLQSFSHYSIVAQKLGVSLAAAKERGQLVFLEGLKSCLDLLFGEEEQPGQPSPLQFLSGGSCDLRALFDFVRESLSAPAGDSCKGPVLLVDDLSVLLSLGAAPVAVLDFIHYCRVCVCCQLKGNVVVLVHSNEDSEDEENELVVNSLCHHSDLILWAEGLATGFCKDVHGQIKIIKRLSLRQAEHDLVQIYQYKIQDRNVTFFARGLSAAVL; from the exons ATGTTCGCGGAGCTGAACGAGCTGCTCGGGGCCTCCCCGGAGCGCCCGGACGCG GGTAAATTCACCCTGCTGCGAGACACCCGGACAGATGGCAGCTTCCTGGTGCACCACTTCCTCTCCTTCTACCTCAGAG ctggcTGCAAGGTTTGCTTTGTGGCCCTGCTGCAGTCCTTCAGCCACTACAGCATCGTGGCACAGAAGCTG GGAGTCAGTCTGGCAGCTGCCAAGGAGCGGGGACAGCTTGTCTTCCTGGAGGGCCTCAAGTCCTGCCTTGACCTCCTGtttggggaggaggagcagccaggacagcccagTCCTCTGCAGTTTCTGAG CGGGGGCAGCTGTGACCTGCGAGCCCTGTTTGACTTTGTGCGGGAGTCCCTGAGCGCCCCCGCCGGCGATTCCTGCAAGGGCCCCGTGCTGCTGGTGGATGACCTCAGTGTCCTGCTGAGCCTGGGGGCTGCCCCGGTGGCCGTGCTGGACTTCATCCACTACtgccgtgtgtgtgtgtgctgccagcTGAAG GGGAACGTGGTGGTGCTGGTTCACAGCAACGAGGATTCGGAGGATGAGGAGAACGAGCTGGTTGTGAACTCCCTGTGCCATCACAGCGACCTCATCctgtgggcagaggggctggccACCGGCTTCTGCAAGGATGTTCACGGGCAG ATCAAGATAATCAAGAGATTGTCCTTGCGGCAGGCGGAGCACGATCTGGTCCAGATCTACCAGTACAAGATCCAGGACAGGAACGTCACCTTCTTTGCACGGGGGCTGTCggctgcagtgctgtga